One Halomonas sp. M4R1S46 genomic window carries:
- a CDS encoding VOC family protein, protein MMTTAQHRDGPAIQINLLVLRCKELEASKRFYELLGFRFVKERHGDGPIHYASQEAGMVFELYPLLEDDATDHTRLGFSVPNLEKIVPHLETANRHTIADREVHIAQDPDGRKIELMERTT, encoded by the coding sequence ATGATGACTACGGCACAGCATAGGGATGGGCCTGCCATACAGATCAACCTTCTCGTCCTGCGCTGCAAGGAGCTGGAAGCAAGCAAGCGGTTCTATGAGCTCCTGGGCTTTCGCTTCGTGAAGGAGCGGCATGGAGACGGACCGATCCATTACGCCTCGCAGGAGGCAGGGATGGTGTTCGAGCTATATCCGTTGCTCGAGGATGATGCCACGGACCATACACGGCTTGGCTTTAGCGTACCGAACCTCGAGAAGATCGTGCCGCACCTTGAGACGGCGAACCGGCATACCATCGCCGACAGGGAGGTCCACATTGCCCAGGATCCCGACGGCAGAAAAATCGAGCTGATGGAGCGGACGACCTGA
- a CDS encoding cobyric acid synthase, giving the protein MATLMIQGTTSDAGKSTVVAGLCRALARRGVSVAPFKPQNMALNSAVTPEGGEIGRSTALQARAAGIAPHTDMNPVLLKPETDQGAQVILDGQVYGRMGALDYHAFKRQARETVLAAWERLSRRFDVILAEGAGSPAEINLRANDIANMGFAEAIDCPVLLVGDIDRGGVFAQLVGTLALLSESERSRTRGVVINRFRGDIGLLEPGLDWLASHTGKSVLGVLPYLQGLLLDAEDGLGLAGHQVGEPALRIVVPALPRISNHTDLDPLRLHPRVSLTLVGPDRPIPPADVILLPGSKATASDLGWLRRQGWESAIRRHLRYGGKVLGICGGFQMLGEAIDDPDGLEGAAGTTAGLGLLPLRTRLVPGKQLRNVSGTLRPGGTPVSGYEIHNGVSEGPALDRPLMNLAGRPDGAVSEDGQVMGTYLHGLFDEAGACSALLARLGLADDDAAVDHAAHRERELDRLADGLETSLDMVAIRRLLEG; this is encoded by the coding sequence ATGGCGACACTGATGATCCAGGGCACCACCTCGGATGCGGGCAAGAGCACGGTGGTGGCGGGGCTGTGCCGGGCGCTGGCCCGGCGCGGGGTGTCGGTGGCGCCCTTCAAGCCCCAGAACATGGCGCTCAACAGCGCCGTGACCCCGGAGGGCGGCGAGATCGGCCGCTCCACGGCCCTGCAGGCACGGGCCGCAGGGATCGCCCCGCACACCGACATGAACCCGGTGCTGCTCAAGCCCGAGACCGACCAGGGCGCCCAGGTGATCCTCGACGGCCAGGTGTATGGCCGCATGGGGGCACTGGACTACCACGCCTTCAAGCGCCAGGCGCGCGAGACGGTGCTGGCGGCCTGGGAGCGGCTATCGCGTCGCTTCGACGTGATCCTCGCCGAGGGGGCGGGCAGCCCCGCCGAGATCAATCTCAGGGCCAACGATATCGCCAATATGGGCTTCGCCGAGGCCATCGACTGCCCGGTGCTGCTGGTCGGCGACATCGACCGCGGCGGCGTCTTCGCCCAGCTGGTGGGTACCCTGGCGCTGCTCAGCGAGAGCGAACGCTCGCGTACCCGGGGCGTTGTCATCAACCGCTTCCGCGGCGACATCGGCCTGCTCGAGCCGGGGCTCGACTGGCTGGCGTCGCACACCGGCAAGTCGGTGCTGGGGGTGCTGCCCTATCTCCAGGGCCTGCTGCTGGACGCCGAGGATGGCCTGGGGCTCGCCGGCCATCAGGTGGGCGAGCCGGCGCTGCGCATCGTGGTGCCGGCCCTGCCGCGCATCAGCAATCACACCGACCTGGACCCGCTGCGCCTGCATCCTCGTGTCTCGCTGACCCTGGTGGGACCGGACCGCCCCATTCCGCCGGCCGATGTCATCCTGCTGCCCGGCAGCAAGGCGACGGCCAGCGACCTGGGCTGGTTGCGCCGCCAGGGCTGGGAGTCGGCGATCCGCCGGCACCTGCGCTACGGCGGAAAGGTGCTCGGGATCTGCGGCGGCTTCCAGATGCTCGGCGAGGCCATCGACGACCCGGACGGCCTGGAGGGGGCGGCCGGCACCACCGCGGGGCTGGGGCTGTTGCCCCTGCGCACCCGGCTGGTGCCGGGCAAGCAACTGCGCAACGTGAGCGGCACCCTGCGTCCGGGGGGCACGCCCGTGAGCGGCTACGAGATCCATAACGGGGTCAGCGAGGGCCCGGCGCTGGACCGACCGCTGATGAACCTCGCCGGTCGGCCCGATGGGGCGGTCAGCGAGGACGGCCAGGTGATGGGTACCTATCTGCATGGCCTCTTCGACGAGGCGGGGGCCTGCTCGGCGCTGCTCGCCCGGCTCGGGCTCGCGGACGATGACGCCGCCGTGGACCATGCCGCCCACCGCGAGCGCGAGCTCGACCGCCTGGCCGATGGCCTGGAGACGAGCCTGGACATGGTCGCCATCCGGCGCCTGCTGGAAGGCTGA